One part of the Solea solea chromosome 1, fSolSol10.1, whole genome shotgun sequence genome encodes these proteins:
- the ccl25a gene encoding C-C motif chemokine 20 has translation MRFNTLFLLLGLSWLCLALAQVSYDDCCLKYVKKMSHNIQKHAVKYRVQETDGGCNIRAVIFTMRRGRVFCTDPRESWVIELRKKLDKRSNKGPNRINRARG, from the exons ATGCGGTTCAACACTCTGTTCCTCCTGCTGGGTCTGTCTTGGCTCTGTCTGGCACTGGCACAAG TTTCCTATGACGACTGTTGTCTCAAGTACGTGAAGAAAATGAGCCACAACATCCAGAAACACGCAGTGAAGTACAGAGTGCAGGAGACGGACGGAGGCTGCAACATCCGAGCTGTCAT CTTCACCATGAGGAGGGGCCGTGTGTTCTGCACAGACCCCAGAGAGAGCTGGGTCATAGAACTGAGGAAGAAGCTCGACAAGAGGAGCAACAAAGGCCCCAACAGG ATCAATCGGGCTCGGGGCTAA